TTCGGCGGTGCTGTTCCTGACGGCGCGCGGTGAATTGAGTGACCGGGTGGAGGGCCTGGACCTGGGCGGGGACGCGTACCTGGTCAAGCCGTTTGCGGTGCCGGAGTTGCTGGCGACGCTGCGGGCCCTGTCGCGCCGTGAGCGGGGGGCGGGGGCGCCGCGCGTGGCGTTCGGGGGTGGGCGCGGCGCGCTGGACACGGTGGCGCGCACGGTCGCCTGGGACGGCGCGGAGGTGGCCGTGACGGGCCGTGAGTACGCGTTGCTGGAGGCGCTGGCACTGTCGCCCGAGCGGTGGTTCACGCGTGAGGACCTGATCGACCGGGTGTGGGGTCCGGAGTTCGGGGGCGAGGCGCGGATCGTGGACGTGTACGTGCGGTACGTGCGGCGCAAACTGGCGCCCGAGGCGATCAGTTCCGAGCGTGGGCGCGGGTACCGCGTGGAACGCTGAGGCGCGGCGTGCGGCTGACGTTGCGGGCGCGGCTGGCCTTGTGGGCGGCCCTGGCGACCGGGCTGGCCGTGGCGCTGGTTGCCGGCGGGTTGTTCTGGGCGGTGAACGGGTTCCTGCGGCAGGCGCAGGAGCAGCGGCTGCTGAGCGTGGTGGGGGCCGTGCAGGGCCGCGTGGAGAGCCTGCTGCGGTCCCCCGGTGACGGTGACGACCTGCTCGGGTCGCTGCTGGGCGTGGCGACCGTGTCGCAGGTAGACCTGGAACGCATTGCCGATGACGTGGACCGCCGGGGCGTGGAGGTCCGGGTGGTGGCCCCGCAGCCGGGCGGGCGCGGCGCGGCGCGGTCACTGGCGTCGGTGGGCACGCAGTCGTTCCCGCAGGACGTGCCGCTGGACCTGCGGGCCGGGCCGGGCGCGTACCTCAGCCGGGACGGCGAGCACCTGATCCTGGTGCGCGGCCTGCCGGGACGGAACGTGCAGTTGCAGGTGGCCGTGGACGCCCGCGCCCTGACCGACGCGCGCCGGGCGTTCGGGCAGGCGCTGACGGTGCTGCTGCCGCTGGCACTGCTGTTCTCGCTGCTGGTCGGGTGGGTGGTGGCGGGGCGGCTGCTGCGGCCGGTGCGGACGCTGGAGAACGCGGCGCGGGCGGTGGGGGAGGGCGGGGACCTGCGCCGTCCGCTGCCCGGCGCGGGGCGCGGGGACGAACTGGCGCGGCTGGCGCTGACCATGCAGGAGGCGTTCACGCGACTGGCGGATGCCCGCGACCGCGAGCAGGGGTTCCTGCGGGCGGCCGCGCACGACCTGCGCTCGCCGCTGGCGGCCCTGACCGCGCGCGTGGAGGGCACCCTGGCCCGCGACCGGGACGCCGGGCGGTACCGCGCGGACCTGCGTGAGATCGGGACGGACATCACGCGGCTGTCCACGCTGGCCAACCACCTGCTGCTGCTGGCCCGCGATCCGGGGGCGGTGCAGCGGGCGCCGGTGCCGCTGCTGGACCTCGCGGCGGACGCCGTGGACCGCGCCCGCGAACTGGACCCGCTGGCCGACGTGGACCTCGCGGGCAGCGGGCCGGTCACGGTGCCGGGCGACCGGGTGCTGCTGGGGCAGGCCATCTGGAACCTGACCACCAACGCCGTGCGGCACGCGCCGCAGGCGACCGTGACCGTGACCGTGCGGGCCGTACCGGGCGGCGCGGCCGTCACCGTGCGCGACGACGGCCCCGGCGTGGACGCCGCGACCCTGGCGCGGCTGGGCGAGGCCTTCTACCGTCCGGATGCCAGCCGCGCGGCCGACGCGTCCGGGGTGGGCGGGCACGGGCTGGGGCTGGCGCTGGCGCGGCACGTGGCGACGCTGCACGGCGGCACGCTGGACCTGGACAGCGCGCCGGGGCGGGGGTTCACGGCCACGCTGCACCTGCCCGGCTGACCGGGCTGAGCCGGGGCGCAGGCCTGCCGGGGTTCTGGGTGCCCGGCGGGTCGTCTGCTACGCTGGGCAGCAATGACAAAGGCGGATGCAACGCGCTGGAGCGCCGTGGTCCTGGGCGGCGGTGATCCGGGCGATCCCTTTGCGGCGGCGCACGGCGTGAAGGTCAAACCCCTGATTCCCGTGGCGGGCGAACCCATGGCCCTGCATGTCCTGCGTGCCCTGCGCGGCAGTGAGCGCGTGGCGCGCGTGGCGTACGTGGGTCCCATCACCCCGGCCCTGGAGGCGTTCGTGGACGCCCGCGTGACCGATCACGGCACGCTGCTCAGCAACCTGGAGGCGGGCGTGGAGGCCCTGCGCGCCGCCGGGTTGCAGCCGGGCGAGCGGGTGCTGGTCGTCACGGCCGACGTGCCCATGCTGCGGCCCGACGAGATTCGCAGCGTGCTGGACAGCGCCCCGCTGGACGCTGGTCTGGTATACCCGGTCGTGCGGCGCGAGGTCTGCGAGGCCGCGTACCCCGGCGTGAAACGCACCTACGCGCGCCTGAAGGACGGCACGTTCACGGGCGGGAACCTGTTCATCCTGGACCCGGCGCTGATCGGGCAGTTCCTGCCGAGGCTGCGCGATGTCCTCGCGGCCCGCAAGGCCCCGCTGAAACTCGCGGGCCTGATCGGGCCGGGCGTGCTGCTGCGCCTCGTGACGGGCCGCCTGACCGTCGCGGCGCTGGAGGCGAAGGTCTCGGCGCTGCTGGGCGTGAAGGCCCGCGCCCTGATCACCCCGCACGCCGCCGTGGGGACCGACGTGGACAAGGACGCCGATCTGCTGCTGGCCGAGGCGGCCCTGAAGGGTGCGCCGCTGTCCTGAACGGTCCCGGCGGCTTCCCGGGCGACCCTGGACCGCGTCCCAATCCCGAGTAAAAGGATCGGTTTTCTGCGCCTGAACGTCAAAAACCTGTGTTGCCTTTGCCCTTGCGGCGGTCCGCGCGGGTGTGCATACTGTTCCCTATGCCTCACGTGATCGTAAGCCCCTGCATTGGCGTCAAGGACCAGGCCTGCACCGAAGTCTGCCCGGTGGAATGTATCTACGACGGCGGCGACCAGTTCCTGATCCACCCCGACGAGTGCATCGACTGCGGCGCGTGCGTGCCCGCCTGCCCCGTCAGCGCCATCTTCCCCGAAGAGGACGTCCCCGGCGGCGAGGAAGATTTCATCGTCAAGAACCGCGTCCACTTCGGCCTGTAAACGCCCACCGCCCGTTTCAGCTGCTCCCGCCCGGCCCCCGCGCCCGGCGGGAGTTTTGCGCCCGGCGGGAGTGTTCTGCTTGCCCCTCCGCTCTGCGCCCCCCAAACCTCCCACCCCTTGCCCTGTCTGCCCCGCCAGGGCTAGCATGACCGGCGCTGCGCCCACACTCCGCCCGGAGCGGCGCGCCCCAGGAGGTGACAGACGTGAACCCCGAACCGCTGGACGCCGAACCGCCCAGTCCCAGCCTGCCCCGCACCGGACAGGCCACCCCGGTCACGCCCGCTCACTCCCTGGAGGTCGCGCCATGCGCCACACACCCCCCGCAGGCCGCGCCGCATGCTGACGTACTACCGCAGCATCGGCGGGAAACTCACCACCACTGACGGGTACGTCGACGGCTGCTGGATCAACGCCGCCGACCCCACCACCGAGGAACTCGGCCGCATCAGCCGCGAAACCGGACTGGACCTCGACTACCTGTCCTACCCCCTCGACCCGGACGAACGCTCCCGCTTCGAACGCGAGGACGGGCAACTGCTGATCATCATGCAGACCAGTTACCGCCTGCCCGAGGAGAGCGACATCCCCTACGACACGGTGCCGCTGGGCATCCTGCACACCGATCACTGCGTGGTCACCGTGTGCGCCCTGCCGGAAAACCCGGTCGTGAAGGACGTCGTCAGCGGCCTCGTGCGGCGCGTCAGTACCAGCAAGAAGAACCGCCTGACCCTGCAACTGTTCCTGCGCAACGCCCAGCGCTTTCTCATCGATGTGCGGCAGATCAACAAGCGCGTGGACGCCATCGAGGACAAACTGGAGAACAGCCAGCAGAACCGCGAACTGCTGAACCTCCTGAAACTCGAGAAGAGCCTCGTGTACTTCATGACCGGCCTGAAAGCCAACGAGGCCATGATGGAACGCGTCAAACGCGACCGCATCTTCGAGATGTACGAGGAAGACAGCGACCTGCTCGACGACGTGCTGATCGAGAACCTCCAGGCGATCGAGATGGCCAGCATCGCCAGCAACATCCTGACCAGCATGGCCGGCGCGTTCGCCAGCGTGATCAGCAACAACGTCAACCAGGTCGTGAAGGTCCTGACCGTCACCACCATCCTGGTCGCCATTCCGACCCTGGTGACCAGCATCTTCGGCATGAACGTGCCCATCCCGTTCCAGAACAACCCG
This is a stretch of genomic DNA from Deinococcus seoulensis. It encodes these proteins:
- a CDS encoding response regulator transcription factor translates to MRLLLVEDDARIAQPTAEALREAGYAVTWAQTGPEGLEAAVMGEFPLVVLDVMLPGMDGFQVARELREQGVDSAVLFLTARGELSDRVEGLDLGGDAYLVKPFAVPELLATLRALSRRERGAGAPRVAFGGGRGALDTVARTVAWDGAEVAVTGREYALLEALALSPERWFTREDLIDRVWGPEFGGEARIVDVYVRYVRRKLAPEAISSERGRGYRVER
- a CDS encoding sensor histidine kinase codes for the protein MRLTLRARLALWAALATGLAVALVAGGLFWAVNGFLRQAQEQRLLSVVGAVQGRVESLLRSPGDGDDLLGSLLGVATVSQVDLERIADDVDRRGVEVRVVAPQPGGRGAARSLASVGTQSFPQDVPLDLRAGPGAYLSRDGEHLILVRGLPGRNVQLQVAVDARALTDARRAFGQALTVLLPLALLFSLLVGWVVAGRLLRPVRTLENAARAVGEGGDLRRPLPGAGRGDELARLALTMQEAFTRLADARDREQGFLRAAAHDLRSPLAALTARVEGTLARDRDAGRYRADLREIGTDITRLSTLANHLLLLARDPGAVQRAPVPLLDLAADAVDRARELDPLADVDLAGSGPVTVPGDRVLLGQAIWNLTTNAVRHAPQATVTVTVRAVPGGAAVTVRDDGPGVDAATLARLGEAFYRPDASRAADASGVGGHGLGLALARHVATLHGGTLDLDSAPGRGFTATLHLPG
- a CDS encoding NTP transferase domain-containing protein — its product is MTKADATRWSAVVLGGGDPGDPFAAAHGVKVKPLIPVAGEPMALHVLRALRGSERVARVAYVGPITPALEAFVDARVTDHGTLLSNLEAGVEALRAAGLQPGERVLVVTADVPMLRPDEIRSVLDSAPLDAGLVYPVVRREVCEAAYPGVKRTYARLKDGTFTGGNLFILDPALIGQFLPRLRDVLAARKAPLKLAGLIGPGVLLRLVTGRLTVAALEAKVSALLGVKARALITPHAAVGTDVDKDADLLLAEAALKGAPLS
- a CDS encoding ferredoxin; its protein translation is MPHVIVSPCIGVKDQACTEVCPVECIYDGGDQFLIHPDECIDCGACVPACPVSAIFPEEDVPGGEEDFIVKNRVHFGL
- a CDS encoding magnesium transporter CorA family protein, giving the protein MLTYYRSIGGKLTTTDGYVDGCWINAADPTTEELGRISRETGLDLDYLSYPLDPDERSRFEREDGQLLIIMQTSYRLPEESDIPYDTVPLGILHTDHCVVTVCALPENPVVKDVVSGLVRRVSTSKKNRLTLQLFLRNAQRFLIDVRQINKRVDAIEDKLENSQQNRELLNLLKLEKSLVYFMTGLKANEAMMERVKRDRIFEMYEEDSDLLDDVLIENLQAIEMASIASNILTSMAGAFASVISNNVNQVVKVLTVTTILVAIPTLVTSIFGMNVPIPFQNNPEGIWIVLGLAVALAVAVAGVFYRLRVL